Proteins from a genomic interval of Rosa chinensis cultivar Old Blush chromosome 2, RchiOBHm-V2, whole genome shotgun sequence:
- the LOC112188946 gene encoding probable N-acetyltransferase HLS1: protein MNMVQDLSLSSLVVREFDRNKDCSGVEDVERRCDVGPTGEVSLFTDLLGDPICRVRNSPAFLMLVAELGQEKEIVGMVRGCIKTVTCGKKHSRNSKNVTVSHRNNNDDDNIKPVPVYTKLAYILGLRVSPSHRRMGIGLKLVKRMEEWFAENGAEYSYMATENDNQASIKLFTGKCGYAKFRTPAILVNPVFAHRVKVSKLVTIIKLAPSDAESLYRRRFSTTEFFPRDIDSVLNNNLSLGTFLAVPRGELAEESWPGSDQFLADPPESWAVISVWNCNELFKLEVRGASRLKRTFAKTTRIVDRALPWLQLPSVPELFRPFGFHFLYGLGGAGPRAAKFLKALCGHAHNLAKGSGCGVVATEVSNREPLKAGIPHWKILSCAEDLWCIKRLGEDYSDGSVGDWTKSPPGMSIFVDPREI, encoded by the exons ATGAACATGGTACAAGATTTAAGTCTTTCTAGTTTAGTAGTGAGGGAGTTCGACCGGAACAAGGACTGTTCAGGCGTCGAAGACGTCGAGAGGCGGTGCGACGTCGGCCCCACCGGCGAGGTCTCCCTCTTCACCGACCTCCTCGGCGACCCGATTTGCCGAGTCCGAAACTCTCCTGCCTTTCTCATGCTG GTCGCTGAGCTGGGCCAGGAGAAAGAGATAGTGGGGATGGTAAGAGGCTGCATCAAAACCGTTACATGCGGCAAGAAACACTCTAGAAATAGTAAAAACGTTACAGTTAGCCACCGCAATAATAATGATGACGATAATATCAAACCGGTCCCGGTTTACACCAAGCTCGCTTACATCTTAGGCCTTCGCGTTTCTCCTTCTCACAG GAGGATGGGAATAGGATTAAAGCTGGTGAAGAGAATGGAGGAGTGGTTCGCAGAAAACGGCGCCGAGTACTCGTACATGGCCACCGAAAACGATAACCAAGCTTCCATTAAGCTCTTCACCGGAAAATGCGGCTACGCCAAGTTCCGTACGCCCGCTATTCTCGTCAACCCGGTCTTCGCTCACCGGGTCAAGGTCTCGAAACTCGTGACAATCATCAAGCTAGCTCCCTCCGACGCCGAGTCCCTCTACCGCCGCCGATTCTCCACCACCGAGTTTTTCCCGCGCGACATTGACTCCGTCCTCAACAACAACCTCAGCCTCGGGACCTTCCTCGCCGTGCCACGTGGCGAGCTGGCGGAGGAGTCGTGGCCCGGGTCGGATCAGTTCCTGGCCGACCCGCCCGAGTCGTGGGCCGTGATCAGCGTCTGGAACTGTAACGAGCTCTTCAAGCTCGAGGTCCGAGGCGCTTCGCGCCTGAAGCGGACTTTCGCGAAGACGACTCGGATCGTGGACCGGGCGCTCCCTTGGCTGCAGCTGCCTTCGGTCCCGGAGCTATTCCGCCCTTTCGGGTTTCATTTTCTCTACGGTCTTGGCGGGGCAGGCCCACGCGCGGCGAAGTTTTTAAAGGCGCTTTGCGGTCACGCACACAACTTGGCCAAGGGAAGCGGGTGTGGGGTGGTTGCTACGGAGGTTTCGAACCGCGAACCGCTTAAGGCGGGAATTCCACACTGGAAGATTCTATCGTGCGCCGAGGACCTATGGTGCATCAAGCGGCTTGGAGAAGACTATAGTGACGGCTCTGTCGGTGACTGGACGAAATCGCCACCTGGCATGTCCATTTTTGTTGACCCCAGAGAGATCTAG